DNA sequence from the Chiroxiphia lanceolata isolate bChiLan1 chromosome 26, bChiLan1.pri, whole genome shotgun sequence genome:
gaCCAGGAAACCTTGAATTATTAACAAACCAAGCTACAAGAACATAACGTGCCTCCATACAAGTAGTTGCCACAAAGCTACAGGCAGGAACACTTGGTGCTGGCAATATTTAACACCCAACCTATGCTTCCAATGGGAAAATCACCCTGCAGTGAGGATCTCATTTATACTGGCATTATCCAATATGAAACAAATCATGTTATCCTCACTTtagagcagagggaaaggaggtggAGCCGTCAGCAGGCGCCACAAAGGCTCAGTTGGGATCACGTCTAGACGTGTGGTGCTGTGGGAGAGGCCCTCGGGCACCCGAGGCATCGGCCCGGGGGTGGCAGATGTGACAGGGGACCCTTGGGAGCCGCTCTGCTCCctctcagagctgcagctggaggccaCACGAACACCCAGgggcacctccagcagctccgtGCATCTGCCCGGGGCCGCTGAGCTGAGCCTGCATGTGATCCTgacctccccttcccccctcccgAGCGTGGGATCGAGCACAACAAGGTTGGCTCTCACCAGACCACTGCCCACAACAAATGTGCGGCAAGGGCAGAGCGCTGGCACCGTCCCCATGTTTGCAGCAGAGGTTTAAAGGCATTTCGGACCTTCTTGCTGGGAATTCGTTGTTAAGCAAAGGCTTCTGTGCCTAAAACCCCGGGAGCACACACTGAGCCGGGCCTGTGGCTGCTGGTGTGGGCTCACCCAGGGGGAACCACGTGTCTGAAAACACACAGGGGTTAAGGgttggggagcagcaggagcccagacCCTGGGTATCCCTGCACTGGAACCTGTGCCAatgcagcaggagcccagaTCCTGGTTATCCCTGCACTTTATTCCATGCCAatgcagcaggagcccagaTCCCTGATATCCCTGCACGGGAACCCATGGTGAGCTTCAGGATGATGTCACCATTCCCAGGCATGGAGTTGGCAATGGAATCTGGGCTGTTCTCTGCTCCATGCACTTCTCCCAGACTGTGGAGCCTGTGGGCTGCTCGGGTGTCCTGGCAGTGGAGAAAACAGAGTTATCAGCgctggagctgccctggtgACTGTCACCGCCCCGTCCTCACAGGCTCGGGCACAGGGCAGCTCAGTGCCCGGTTTCCTCTCGCTCCAGACAAACAGCTTTtgttccctcccagctcccacgGCAAACgctccatccctccttccccgGGCTGAGGTCAGAGCGGCAGcgaggggacagcggggacacTCACCAAAGCCACCCTGTGACAGCCCCAGACAGACACTGCGCCGTGCCTGTGACAGGAGCGGCTCCTGCAGCCGCGGCTCAACTGGGGCAGCTAATGCAGCACAGTTCACTGGGCAGTGCCCGCATGCTCATCCATATGCAAACATGCAGATTTCCCCCCTCCTCGAAGTGCCACCCTTTCCGAGGCCTGACTTCCAAACTTTGtgggttttcccttttttaatgcGATTGTTCTCGTCCCTGCACAGCAGTTCCCACACAAAAGGCACAGCTAGTTCCATGTCGaccctttttttcctactaaacAGAGTCAAATACACAAAAATTCCAAATTGTGGCTCTAAGACAAACCACTAAacatccctctccctcccatccATATTCtattgctggaaaaaaagaagccatcTCACTCAGACTGGAGTAATCCACTGgatttaataagattttttttttttctccaaacccTGAGAATGTCACCACAAATCCAAGTTCCATCCAGTATTTTTTGTGCCAAAGTCTCTCCTGGACGTTTATTTCAGAATGACCTTCACATTAAGCCAAAACAAGAGCATTTTAAAGCAATGCAGATATCATTTCTTCAAAAGGAAATATCAAGTCTGATGCTCTGGAATCGACCACAGCCAGAACAGGGAGCTGTGACAGATCCCACGACCAACACACGCTCGGCTTCCAACAAAATGTGCACTTTCAAcacaatcaaaataaaataaaaagcagcaataGAAACAGCTCCAGTACTTGGCATTTTCGGAGTGAATCCAGTGCTGGGATTGGAATATTCTGGAGACTCTGTTCACTACCAGGGATTTAATGGGTGGGCAGAGGCTCATGGGACTGACCTGAGGCATTCATGTGGGGGATGGCTCAGATCATTAATTGGGAAATAACACAAACAACAAGGAGCAGTGGGTGGGAacctatttaattttaatccaTTAATAGGAAATCGCTGCAGTTTGGGAAGAGAGCAGTGAGGGGAAGGATTTTCCCTGCTTTCACTGGTGAAAGCTGTTCCCAAAGCACCACACAGGGTTAGAGCAGCGTCACTTGTTTGGGACAGTGAGAACCACCCCAGTGCTGGGTATGAGTggactgcagccaccagccctgcttATCTCCAGGCTCCAAATGTCTCTCCCTCATACTTCCAGACATGTTTTCCACCCAGCTTCCCCACCACACTCACAGCTCACTCTGACAGAGCCTCTGTGCTTCTCTTCAGGCCCCTGTTTAATTAGAGGAGCCCTATTAATGCATTTCCTCTCACCTGCACAGCCCAGTCCCATCTCATGGGCTGTCCTTGCCCACATCCCCTTGCTCTGTACCTCCTGTGTCACCTACACTTCCTCACACACATCACCCTGGCACTTCGCCTGaaatcagcagctgctgctgcctggggttaGTGCTGGGCCAAGGGCCAGGCAGCCAGttcccttcccagagcccccacagccccagagggGCTCACACGGGGGCTGTGTGGGCTCTGGGCACTCCAGAGGCTCTCCAGATTGCTCAGGGATAGTCGGGATCCACGCCTGGCCTGCCTGGTGAGCCAGAGGgaaaacacaccaaaacaaCTCAGCACTACAGCTATTTTCAGCAAGTGCTCGTGCAGAGGGGACAGCAAGGACATGCTCCTGTCCCTTGGTGGGAGTTTAACGAGGAGCCTCTGTGAGGGTGTCCTGAAggatgggaatggagcaggGATTTATCTGAGCCTCACTCCTCACTCttcccaggttgcccagagaagctgtggttgcccctggatccctggaagtgtccaaggccaggttggacggggcttggagcaacctgggctggtggaaggtgtccctgcccatggcagggggtgggactgggtgggctTCAAGatcccttgcaacccaaaccatcctgtgattccatgactcccAGAGTCCTGGTCCTGACCCAGCTCTGACGAGGGACTGAGGGCTGAGGTAGCCTCGGAACACAACGGTTCTGCTTGAAACAGGCCCCCAAAATGCACTGAAAGACCTGAAAACCTGACAGCAAAAAGGGAGAGCAGCAAGGCCCCGAATCCATTATcaacagcacagaaagcagagacaTTTCTCAGCGTGTCTCCAGGACGATCGTGGCTCCATGTCAGAAAGATAGAGCCAAAGGCACCGTCCCGCACTCCCCTCCCGCTCATTGGAAATTCCAGTTTAATGCCAAAGCCACGGAATGCCACGGCGGGCTGGGCTCTCAAGCAGAAAGCTAAATTGTACATATTGCTCTGTCTGAACTGAATCCCTTGGACAGAACAGGGGGAAGAGGGGTCTGGGATAAGGCAGAATCATTGATATTTGGGAAGGGCCTTATGGAACTCCCCCAGACGGCTCCTGTGTGCCGGCTCCCgggagagggagagcagagctgccaggacTCCACCTGACCAGATTAGTTTGGCAAGGACAGGGATCCTCCCCAAAAGGTTCCACTGCCCGTCCTTGTTGTTACACAACAAGCCTCACAAGTTTCTCCTCCCATCAATATCACAGAAACATGTGGAATTACTGAATCCAGTCATTCCTATTCAGGTTTTTTTCGGATGTTTTGCAGGACTTTGAAGTGTCTCTTCCCTCCTGTTCCACAAAGTGTGCAGGGAGGTCTGAGCCCTCTCCACCTCTGGCACTCCTGCTCTCgacacacagtcacacacattttttcctgtaagtcATTTtctacagggggaaaaaacctgtggGACATAGGAGTTTATGGGATGATACTTCCAGTTTGCCAGCAGCCCATCATTTTAGTAAAGGGCAGAGTCAGGAGCACCACGAACAGTTTCCCAAATATTTCCCcacccaggggctgcccagagagTGGAGGCTCCACTGTCTGCACGTTCAAGGCACTTTGGAAACGCAGCATagaaaagttttataaaaagttttactcggaaaacaaggaagaacaACGACATAACTGCtgacaacaataataaaattaacaaaatgcTAATTAACGGCTACCCATGGCCTTGTCCTGGTCAATATAAAAAGTGTAACATCAGATCCAGtgtacaaatacaaaaaaaattgtgcatAATAAATGTACTATAATACTGTACATACAGCATAAACCGTTCAATGAGAATGAATTAAATATACCTATTTGTCTCCTGACTTGGAAGACAAAAGAATAAAGTTCTATAGTCCCAGAGTCAGTGTATAAACCCTCTCCAGGGGCTGCATCACTAGCCAACGGTATCCCTGAAAATAAGCAGAGTCAAATATTCCCTTAATGGAAGCCATTATTGACGGGGCTGCTGGTTATTATGATAAACTAGGAGAGAAAACCACAGTACATCAACTCAGCCAACATTAAATCCAGACCGAGTTCTTCCCATCTCCTGACTTGCTACTGGCACTGCTTTTGTTTGAGCCTGCTTTGGACTTCTTCCCTCTGGAACTGCCggggttgttttggttgttgtAGGCCTGGATGGCGAGGTCCAGGCGGTCCTGAGCCACTTTGATTTCCCTCTGCAGGATCTCCAGGTCGGTGGGGATGTTGCCCTCGGTGCTGCCGTACTGCTGCTCCTGAGCTATGTTGGCTTTGTTCTGCTTGTAGGCCATCTTGGCATTGGACAGCTCCGTGCACGGCATCTGCTCCGGCTTCAGGGCGATGTTGTACCCGGGAGGAGCCGACGGGGTGTTCCAGGTGAACGGGTAGTTGAAGGTCCCAGAGTCTGCCAGCTCCTTCCTCTTGCTGTTGAGCGTGTCCCGGATGGTGCCCAACCCCAAGTGCAGCATCTCCCAGACATTCAGGAGCAGGCACATGCAGCTCACCCCGTACATTATCAGCAGGAAGATGGTCTTCTCGGTCGGCCTGGAGATGAAGCAGTCGACTCTGTGCGGGCAGGGCTTCCTGCTGCACACGAACACGGGGCTCACCTGGAAGCCGTACAGGAAGTACTGCCCCACCAGGAAGCCGACCTCGAACAGGGCCctggccaggagctgcagcacgTAAATCCTCATGAGCCCGTCCTCCCGGATCTGCCGCCGGCCGTCGTGCTTGGCCTTGGCAGGGCTCTGCTTCTCCTTGCTCTCCCGGACACTCTCCACCTCCATCTCCGGGTACATCATCGGGTCTTCCTCGTGGTcgccctcagcctcctccaggccGCGGTGCTGTTTCCAGCGGATGGACAGGCTCCTCCTGCGGCCCCTCCTCCCGGCCTCGCCGTGCTCCACCATCCGGGCGATCTTGTGGATGGCGTAGCCCAGGTACAGCACCGAGGGAGTGGCCACCAGGATGATCTGGAAGACCCAGAACCTGACGTGCGAGAGGGGGGCGAAGGCGTCGTAGCAGACGTTCTCGCAGCCCGGCTGCTCCGTGTTGCACACGAACTTGCTCTGCTCGTCGTAGTAAATGGACTCTCCCCCCACGGCAATCAGGACAATCCGGAACACAATCAACACTGTCAGCCAGATCTTGCCAACAAAGGTCGAGTGGTTCTGGATCTCCTCTAACAGGCGGGTCAGAAAGCTCCAACTCATGGTGGTCAAGTGAGTTtatctaaacaaacaaacaaaccccccagATTTTTATCAATTTATCAGCTTGAGCCTAAGCAGTGCAAACACTCAACCAAGAGAGTCTGAAAACTCCACACTTTTACACCCAACACCCATCCACGTCTGTGACATCACCTGTTATCGGGATCCCGTTGCCAGAACTTGCTTGAAGATCCTACGTCTCCTCCGCAGGCCTTTGAGGAGTCTGCTGGGAGAAAAAGTAGCAGTTTAGtgacatttcacagaaaaacatgCTCCCAAAGCTACTCTCCAGCCAAAGAGAGAGACACACGTGCTCTGTAAGGCACCACCTtcagaggaaagattttttttttgaatacttgatctaaacctactgtctctcagtgggaagccattgtcctgtccctccaggtccttgtccaaagtccctctccagctctcctggagcccctttaggccctggaaggggctttCAGGTCTCTTcaggagccttttcttctccaggtgaacccccccagctctcccagcctggcttcaGAGCAGGGGGGCTCCAgccttgtgagggtggggaggccctggcacaggttgcccagagaagttgtggctgcccccatccctggaagtgtccaaggccaggttggacagggcttggagtaacctgggacagtggaaggtgtccctgcccatggcagggggtggcactggatgagttttaaggtcctttccaatgcAATCCTATGATTCCACGACAAATTTGCAACcctaacaataaaaaaacctatCCATGGAAACTCTCATCTGGcaacactgcaaaaaaaccccccaccaaCCTTCCAAGCCCACGTGGAGCTCCAAGGAGTGAAAATGGTAACACATGGAGCACTGGAAGAGCTGTTGGACACTGTTATAACACAGGGGATGAGACATCTTTCAGAGCTTTGAAATGTCAAATATCAGTTGATGTCAAGTATCAGTTTGTCAAACATTATCAACAGAAACTTTTACAACAGAACATTGGGTGAAAGATCCTAaacccagaactggacaaatCTCCAGCACTCTGATCTTAAAAGGGATTTATTCTTAACCTGGAGAAATTTCAGGAGACTGGAAGAAAACTAGGAACTATTCAACTTCTTTCACACAACCAGAGTTGTTCACaagcaaaataatgaaatgtgaGGGGATGCAATCAATGCAGAATTAAAGGATGTAATGTAATCCTCCTCTGGTGGAATTCAATGTGTTTAGCCAACAGCAGGGACATGGTGTGGATGGGCTGTGCAGGACATTTGATCTATCACTTCATggcactgagagaaaaaaatagcacaggagagtattaaaaaaagacCACATTAAGTGGATCAAAAGTAGCCAAGGTCTTGACAAATGATTCCCACATTAGATCCAAGATCAGTCCCATaatgcacagcccagccaggcctgGCAGGCAGGCTGGATCTCCCCAGGTTCGGCTGGGAAGTGGTTGCTGACAAAATGGGCACATGGACACAAGTTTGCAGGCTTAGAACTGGAGATGAGTTACCagtgaaacaggaaaacatgGATTGCTGCAGAGGCTGGAAGAGATCCACTGCTTAAACCACGCTCAGTGCAAAGCTGCAGCTCAgaccagcacagggagagggaggctgCCGTGGATGTCAGTTCACAGGGAAGGGAGGGTCCTCAAGGATAAGGGTCTCAATAAAAGCTGGTGATGCAGCGAAGGTTGAGGATGTGAGCCCTGGCTGTGTCACCTGCagtcaggagcagggagggtgagCTCACCTCCTTGTTAGCGAGACAGCCCTCGGCGCCCGCATCCTTCAGCAGTTCCTCAGACATCAGAGGGCGAACACGGGGGGCTCAGACCCAGCTGAGGGACGGGGAAGGTGCCTGAAAGGGAGGCATTTAGAGAGCTCAGTTTGTTTAGctgggaaaaatgggaagaaaatggaaggaatTACAGATGAATCTCAGTACCAACAGGCTCAGGATCATAATTGTCATCAAAATTATCAACTAAGACAAAAATCACTGGCCTTGACTCAGGTGGACAGGTCACCTGCACTTAACCCTGAAAAGGGCCATGTATAAATTACAAGTGTTTGATAGACAGCAGCTATTAGAGGTGCATGCAATCCTGCCAAGGTTTCCACCAGAGCTCTTCCTCCTACACAACACTGATGCCCTTGTGCCATAGAGAACTGGCAGAAATAACATgtttttagcaggaaaaaaagaggagaggttCCAGTCCCAGTGCAGTCCCTCTCTGCACCCTTATTTCAGACATCCAAGGCCAGTTCTGCCTCTCTGAGTTCTGCATTAGTGGGACAAGAGACAGTGCTTCAGACACCCCCACGCTCAGCATTTCCCACGTGGATTTGGGGGCAAACGGGACAGGCACGTTCCTGCTGACATGCCATGATTTGTCAActaaaaaaggagacaaaaccCAAAGGAGTTTAAGAAGGGGTTAATTTTCTCTCACTGAGAACATTAGGGCTCTGAAAATAAACTACtaagtaaattttaaattaattaaatgctgTTGCCAATGTAAATTTGGAATAACAGCAGGAACCAGTCTTTAAATCCTCAGATACTGTCACATTCAGTTAACAGCAGAGAAGTTTGAAATGAGTACTGGTTTCAGTAAAAGAGTCTTTACTTTTAGACAAGCTGCTACCTTATCATCAAGGAAACCCCTTTGTGTCACGTGCCAACTTTTCATGGTGTGTTTTCTACCTGCAGACACATTCCTGAGGCTGAGCTGTTCCTCAGCAGCTGTAAAGAGGGAGACACAGGGATCATCCCTCGGCCACCACCCAGCCACTGGAGGGCATGAGGCACCTGGGTCCTTTCGGGACTTGTCCAGGAGGATTCCCAGCCTGGATCCCACCAGTTATAACAATGCACAGAGTGCCAGAGCCTCTGTGTACAGACCCTGCCCACACAGACATGTGTGCTGGGGTTCCCTCCAGCCCTCAGCTGCAGTTGGCATTATCTGACCCTGGTTAATGGCCAGGACCTCTGTCAATTAGCAGGTcctggctgtggagctgcaaAGCTGCTGAAGAGCTGATTCTCTTCCCAATAAAGTGCCACTTAGTCTAAATTTAGTCCTAGTCCCGAGCAGAGCGGTGGCACGAACACGGGAGGACCCACCAGCAGGCAAAGAACTTCCTTGTCTTTAAGGAAACATTTTGGCCCAAGCAAAATGACCAGTCATTAAACTCTGCTATCCCAGGTTCAATCTATCCCAATTAAATGCCATGCAAAAACAAGACTCTACAAGCAGAGTTATGGCTTGGAAGTGGTGTTATCCTTCAGATTTGTGGGATCAGCCAAGGTTAGAGAAGCACATTCTGCCTTTGCACCATGTGCTGCAGCACCCAGACACATCACAGTAACCTTCACCCAACCTACACTCGTGTCTCCTGCCTCTGTGGTTCTGGCAATATTTAACTCAATAATTTTCCAACGTTTGAAAGAAAGGTTTATGGACACTGACACGCATCCCAGAAAGGCAAAATGTCAGCAATTTCAGCTAATTTAAGTCATGCCAGAAAGTGCATTTGAGGGAGATTTTCATTCCCTGTATTTGTCATAAATTCATTCCAGCACTTCCAGCAGAGGAGGTTCCTTGGAACGGGCAGGATCCACAAACACCAGACACTTATCTCTGACAGCAAACTGGCTCCTGAATTAAAGCTTTGCAGGTGCTGACATCCAGAGACAAAGAAGAAGAATTTGGACCAGGTacatgagaaaagagaaatcagcTTTCCCTGCAGAAAAGCTCTGGAGCTGTTCAACATGGCTGTTGTTCAGGTAGAGCCAGGGAACAgtcccccaggtgtgtcccgtcccctccccagcccagggtgggCTTTGGGTATGAACTGAAACATTTCAGATGTTCCAGCCATGTCCCCATCCCGCTGGGATGGAGGCACCTGGAAGGCAGCACCACACACACCAGATGGGGGTTAAAACCAACCTCACTCCAGGCTGTCAAATCCCAAACGCCCTCAGAACCATCTCCCGATcttgtcccagcacagcctgggtCCTAGTCCAGTATAAACTGGATCCCTGATCCACTCCCAGGGCAGACTGGGTCCTAGCCCAGTATAAACTGGATCCCTGATCCACTCCCAGGGCAGACTGGACCTCAGCTCAGTACAGACTGGATCCCGTGGCCACGTGTCAGTAAAGACTGGCCCATGTCCCAGTACAAACTGGATGTCCTGGCCTCATCTCAGCACAGACCGGGCCCAGCCCAGTACACACTGGATGTCCTGGGCTCCATCCCAGTACAGactggcagctgcagcccaaAGCACCTGAGCAGGAGGGTGCAGGGAGTTGTGTTGGATTGGTTCAGCACTAGGCAGTGCTGTGAGGATcagggagttggactggatCATCCttatggatcccttccagcccaagctCTTCTGTGATGCTTCTCTGACACCAGGATTCACTTCCTGTCATTCCTTGTCATTCCATCAACAgtggggctgggcacagcctcAGTATGTCCATGGATGGCACCACAGTTCACCAGCACCTCCTCAGAAAGGTTTGTCTGCAGGAGGTTTTGTAGCCCTGAGGCAGTTGTTAAGGAGACTCAATATATTTAGAGAAGACTTTTCTCCCCCTTAGAATATGTCCTCACGGGTCATGCAAATGAAATTTGATTAATTTATtagtgatttatttgttttggtttggttttaagcAGTTTAAAAAGACATGTgctgagcaagaaaaaaaagaagaagaaatgcatGGCAATTCTGTTGTTAATCAAAAGAGGTTTCATGCTGCATGAAAGTGAAATTGGGCCCACAGGCTAATTAAAATAGGATTTGAATTAGGATGAATGAATAATTAGCATTATTCATTCAAATCTCATTTACATTGAAAAGTAAGAAACTACATGATTTACAAGCACTTTTGAGGAAGCAGAgaagttccctttttttttttttttaacctggaaAATGAGTAAGACTTTATTGCTCGAGAAAGGAGAGAGCTGGGGTCAGACCCAGCACCAGCAAGGGACCAGCACATCCCAAATCCTGGCGAGCACTGTGCTGATGCCACCTGCATTCCATGAGCAGCAATTCCAGTGTCCATCCTCCTAAGTGACACAAGGGCGAGGATGTGGGGGTATTCCCAGGAATACCTGGGCTAAGACAACTCACAGCCATCACCCTTCTATCCTTTGTGAAGGAAGTGGGCTCAATCACTACCAACTTCCCTCCTATTTTcagcaacacagaagaaaaagaataagaaaattgcactgagttttatttttaatcttacaGAGCACttaggaaggaaaaaggctGGGACTTTTTGGAGAGCACACAGTGCTCTTTCAAACAAATCCTCTGTCAGCTGGCAGGGCTCacgtggcagcagcagagaagggtTTGGAAAAAGCCACAATGTCAATGTCAATTTGGAAACCATTTCTGAACGGTGCCTTCCAATCCCAGGCAGGATAACAAGGCTCTGCTGATCCCCAGACCAACCCCCCGAGCCTGAAAAACCCCCCGCTGAATCCCGAGACCACAGATCCAACGCGGGATATAAATAGAACAGGAAAATATGG
Encoded proteins:
- the GJC1 gene encoding gap junction gamma-1 protein, with product MSWSFLTRLLEEIQNHSTFVGKIWLTVLIVFRIVLIAVGGESIYYDEQSKFVCNTEQPGCENVCYDAFAPLSHVRFWVFQIILVATPSVLYLGYAIHKIARMVEHGEAGRRGRRRSLSIRWKQHRGLEEAEGDHEEDPMMYPEMEVESVRESKEKQSPAKAKHDGRRQIREDGLMRIYVLQLLARALFEVGFLVGQYFLYGFQVSPVFVCSRKPCPHRVDCFISRPTEKTIFLLIMYGVSCMCLLLNVWEMLHLGLGTIRDTLNSKRKELADSGTFNYPFTWNTPSAPPGYNIALKPEQMPCTELSNAKMAYKQNKANIAQEQQYGSTEGNIPTDLEILQREIKVAQDRLDLAIQAYNNQNNPGSSRGKKSKAGSNKSSASSKSGDGKNSVWI